In Ruminococcaceae bacterium BL-6, a genomic segment contains:
- the gyrB gene encoding DNA gyrase (subunit B) (Evidence 2a : Function from experimental evidences in other organisms; PubMedId : 12682299, 12767818, 17320901; Product type e : enzyme), whose product MEFSEITQPSQSYDENQIQVLEGLEAVRKRPGMYIGSTGPRGLHHLVYEIVDNAIDEALAGFCDKIEVKILPGDIISVQDNGRGIPVGIQHKVGIPAVTVVFTMLHAGGKFGGGGYKVSGGLHGVGASVVNALSEWLEVEVYNEGFSYFQRFERGVAVSKLQKRGPTEKTGTWVRFKPDAEIFRESTVFDYEILQNRLREQAFLNAGVHIELDDERDPQNRIQNNYCYHGGISSFVEYLNKKKAVEVIHDDILYFSAVAPDNNSTAEVAMQYNDSYNELLLSFANNIHTTDGGTHVDGFKRALTRVMNDYARKYNILKENDKNLSGDDVREGLTAIISVKLKDAQFEGQTKARLGNTEISALVSQMVGDKLMTYLEENPSTARAIFDKALAASRAREAARKARDLVRRKSALESAALPGKLADCQSRDPEETEIFIVEGDSAGGSAKSGRDRKFQAILPLWGKMLNVEKARLDKVYGNEKLMPVVTALGCGLGDEFDMSKLRYGKIIVMADADVDGSHIRTLLLTFFFRFMRPLVEEGHVYLAQPPLYRISRGKNHLYAFSDKQRDQIMQQLGGNYEIQRYKGLGEMDSGQLWETTMDPEGRTMLRVEVEDAAAADEVFTILMGDKVEPRRLFIEQNAKYVSNLDI is encoded by the coding sequence TTGGAGTTTAGCGAAATAACACAACCCAGCCAGAGCTATGACGAAAATCAGATCCAGGTTCTGGAGGGGCTGGAGGCAGTGCGGAAGCGTCCCGGCATGTATATCGGTTCCACCGGGCCCCGCGGGCTTCACCATCTGGTTTATGAAATCGTCGACAATGCGATCGACGAGGCGCTGGCCGGCTTCTGTGATAAAATCGAAGTGAAGATTCTTCCGGGGGATATCATCAGCGTTCAGGATAACGGGCGGGGCATCCCCGTGGGGATCCAGCACAAGGTAGGGATTCCCGCGGTGACGGTCGTTTTCACCATGCTTCACGCGGGCGGAAAGTTCGGCGGCGGCGGATACAAGGTTTCCGGCGGCCTGCACGGCGTCGGCGCGTCCGTTGTCAACGCTCTTTCGGAGTGGCTGGAGGTAGAGGTGTACAACGAAGGCTTCTCCTATTTTCAAAGGTTCGAGCGCGGCGTCGCGGTGAGCAAACTGCAGAAGCGCGGGCCGACGGAAAAAACGGGAACCTGGGTACGCTTTAAGCCGGACGCCGAAATTTTTCGGGAGAGCACCGTTTTCGATTACGAGATTCTTCAGAACCGGCTGCGGGAACAGGCGTTTCTGAACGCGGGCGTCCATATCGAGCTGGATGATGAGCGCGACCCGCAGAACCGGATTCAGAACAATTACTGTTATCACGGCGGGATCAGCAGCTTTGTCGAATATCTGAACAAGAAAAAAGCGGTTGAGGTCATCCACGACGATATCCTCTATTTTTCCGCCGTCGCGCCGGATAATAATTCCACGGCCGAGGTCGCGATGCAGTATAACGACAGCTACAACGAGCTGCTGCTTTCCTTTGCGAACAACATCCACACGACCGACGGCGGAACGCATGTGGATGGATTCAAGCGCGCGCTGACCAGGGTCATGAACGACTACGCGCGAAAATATAATATTCTGAAGGAAAACGATAAAAATCTTTCCGGCGACGACGTGCGGGAGGGCCTCACCGCCATCATCAGCGTCAAGCTAAAGGATGCCCAGTTCGAAGGGCAGACGAAGGCAAGGCTCGGCAACACGGAGATCAGCGCGCTGGTTTCCCAGATGGTCGGCGACAAGCTGATGACGTACCTGGAAGAAAATCCCTCGACGGCGCGCGCCATCTTCGATAAGGCGCTCGCCGCCTCCCGCGCAAGGGAAGCGGCACGCAAGGCGCGTGACCTGGTCCGGCGGAAATCCGCGCTGGAGTCCGCCGCCCTGCCGGGCAAGCTGGCCGACTGCCAGTCCCGCGACCCGGAGGAGACGGAAATCTTCATCGTCGAAGGGGATTCCGCCGGCGGCTCCGCCAAAAGCGGGCGCGACCGCAAATTTCAGGCGATCCTTCCCCTTTGGGGCAAAATGCTGAACGTGGAAAAGGCAAGGCTCGACAAGGTGTACGGCAACGAAAAGCTGATGCCCGTCGTCACCGCGCTGGGCTGCGGGCTCGGGGATGAGTTCGACATGAGCAAGCTGCGCTATGGGAAGATCATCGTCATGGCCGATGCCGATGTTGACGGTTCCCATATCCGCACCCTGCTTCTCACCTTTTTTTTCCGGTTCATGCGCCCGCTGGTCGAAGAGGGCCACGTGTATCTGGCGCAGCCGCCGCTTTACCGGATCAGCCGCGGAAAAAATCACCTGTACGCCTTTTCCGACAAACAGCGCGACCAGATCATGCAGCAGCTCGGCGGGAATTACGAGATCCAGCGGTATAAGGGCCTTGGTGAAATGGACTCCGGACAGCTTTGGGAAACGACGATGGATCCGGAGGGCCGCACCATGCTCCGCGTGGAAGTGGAGGACGCCGCGGCGGCGGACGAGGTCTTCACCATCCTGATGGGGGACAAGGTGGAGCCCCGGCGCCTGTTTATCGAACAGAATGCAAAATATGTGTCCAATTTGGATATTTAG
- a CDS encoding conserved protein of unknown function (Evidence 4 : Unknown function but conserved in other organisms), with protein MDNYRRQNKLEAKEESGEKAEPPHRDEVRTSFVPDDDAAEYEEQQPGIRISYTLKRPEIYEALRHSGSCRTTVRKTWFRTAVLAACLLIFLVCGLVRENGGIFLRFSVICALLIVMIWFVPFLERRRRAVSLADGREISLAVYPDVIEIGRDAGAWKILLDGSAELSVLPKIILVYEKDRMLMIPQRCIGPSIHTDVLAMLIAGTRKHEED; from the coding sequence ATGGACAACTATCGAAGGCAAAACAAACTGGAAGCAAAGGAGGAATCCGGCGAAAAAGCCGAGCCTCCACACCGGGACGAAGTGCGCACGAGCTTTGTGCCGGATGACGACGCTGCCGAATATGAAGAGCAGCAGCCGGGAATCCGTATCTCCTATACGCTGAAACGGCCGGAGATTTACGAGGCGCTCCGCCATTCGGGTTCCTGTCGGACGACGGTCAGGAAAACCTGGTTCCGCACCGCCGTGCTGGCGGCGTGCCTCCTGATTTTTCTCGTCTGCGGGCTTGTGAGGGAAAACGGCGGGATCTTTCTGCGCTTTTCCGTGATCTGTGCGCTTCTGATCGTGATGATCTGGTTTGTGCCGTTTCTGGAGCGCAGAAGGCGCGCGGTTTCCCTCGCGGATGGCCGCGAGATCTCCCTTGCCGTTTACCCCGACGTCATCGAGATCGGCCGCGATGCGGGGGCCTGGAAGATCCTTCTGGATGGCTCCGCGGAGCTGAGCGTCCTTCCGAAGATCATTCTCGTCTATGAAAAGGACCGGATGCTCATGATTCCGCAGCGGTGCATCGGCCCGTCGATCCATACCGATGTTCTCGCCATGCTGATCGCCGGCACCCGGAAGCACGAAGAAGACTGA
- a CDS encoding conserved protein of unknown function (Evidence 4 : Unknown function but conserved in other organisms) codes for MSTFYEGEPVQKLEQQLTQPDFETAFLSYEHSVSPLHRPAVRAGICVTAAVLFGSMIPWYAARFATVWLPLCGILLTLALAVYFCREQPKTVRRWAGNLFRSNRMLSLPCSVAVYRDSVAVKNEYETLTLYWTDYGACLETGQYVILSGGLSRNFLILKKQGLTGEQQAALSAHFRNTFAARYRRR; via the coding sequence ATGAGTACTTTTTATGAGGGCGAACCGGTGCAGAAGCTGGAACAGCAGCTGACGCAGCCGGATTTTGAGACCGCTTTTCTAAGCTATGAACATAGCGTTTCCCCGCTTCACCGCCCGGCGGTGCGGGCGGGAATCTGCGTGACCGCCGCCGTTTTGTTCGGGTCCATGATTCCGTGGTACGCCGCGCGGTTCGCCACCGTCTGGCTTCCGCTTTGCGGGATTCTGCTGACGCTCGCGCTTGCGGTGTATTTTTGCCGGGAACAGCCGAAGACCGTGCGCCGCTGGGCGGGGAATCTGTTCCGGAGCAACCGGATGCTTTCCCTGCCCTGTTCGGTCGCGGTTTACCGCGACAGCGTCGCGGTAAAAAACGAGTATGAGACGCTGACCCTGTACTGGACCGATTACGGGGCTTGTCTGGAAACGGGGCAGTACGTGATTCTTTCCGGCGGGCTTTCCCGAAATTTTCTGATTTTAAAAAAGCAGGGGCTCACCGGGGAACAGCAGGCTGCTCTGAGCGCCCATTTCCGCAATACCTTCGCCGCCCGTTACCGCCGCCGATAG
- a CDS encoding YcxB domain-containing protein has translation MHEEERDKGLVTVSSLPTKEDFIEWKAAACRAVLRPNEVTFLRLAGFLLVLSGFVLRVFLAANFYCKAVYMLLVVLGMVIGFYYDSLQPYLVRRRAAAYYDSHLERMLAQTVIFRESTVSISTDRYRAEFPYSMLYGAYEDGKVFLLYTGLDEIWAIPKRAMTRDDCRKVRELLAWQLNEKYKQEGVR, from the coding sequence ATGCATGAGGAAGAAAGGGACAAGGGGCTTGTAACCGTCAGCTCCCTTCCTACAAAAGAAGATTTTATCGAGTGGAAGGCCGCCGCCTGCCGCGCCGTGCTCAGGCCGAACGAGGTGACCTTTCTTCGCCTGGCTGGGTTTCTTCTGGTGCTTTCCGGGTTTGTGCTGCGTGTGTTTCTGGCGGCGAATTTTTACTGCAAGGCCGTTTACATGCTGCTGGTGGTGCTGGGCATGGTGATCGGGTTTTATTACGATTCGCTGCAGCCTTATCTGGTGCGCCGCCGCGCGGCGGCTTACTACGACAGCCATCTGGAACGGATGCTGGCGCAGACCGTGATTTTCCGTGAAAGCACCGTTTCCATCTCCACCGACCGCTACCGTGCGGAGTTTCCGTATTCCATGCTGTACGGCGCTTACGAGGATGGAAAGGTGTTTCTGCTGTACACCGGGCTCGATGAGATATGGGCCATCCCGAAAAGGGCGATGACGCGGGATGACTGCCGGAAGGTCCGGGAGCTTCTGGCCTGGCAGCTGAATGAAAAATATAAGCAGGAGGGTGTCCGTTAA
- the gyrA gene encoding DNA gyrase (subunit A) (Evidence 2a : Function from experimental evidences in other organisms; PubMedId : 12682299, 12767818, 17320901, 27557712, 30457554; Product type e : enzyme) has product MDELQSDRIINVDLEKEMKQSFLDYSMSVIMARALPDVRDGLKPVHRRILYTMFENNLAPEKPYRKCADTVGSVLGRYHPHGDASVYDALVRLAQDFSMRYMLVDGHGNFGSVDGDPPAAYRYTEARLGKVAVEMLADIDKDTVDFRPNYDDRLKEPVVLPSHFPNLLVNGSTGIAVGMATNIPPHNMCEVIDGLCMLIDHPDASLEMLMEHIKGPDFPTGGIIMGRSGIRAAYGTGRGRIIVRARAEIEEEKNGRFKIIVSELPYQVNKARLIETIADLVKDKRIEGISNVEDHSDRNGMHIVIDVKRDASPQIVLNQLYSFTQMQSTFGVIMLAIVDGEPKTLTLKEILEEYLRFQEEVVTRRTEFELKKARERAHILEGLRIALDNIDEVVSIIRSSKSIPEAKERLSARFGLDDVQTQAIVQMPLGRLTGLERKKLEDELAALELKIADLEDILSNKERLLGIIKDEAVAVKNKFGDERRTEIAAVSGEVDIEDLIPREECVLTMTSFGYIKRQKMDNYHIQRRGGRGISGMTRREEDAAADIFVINSHDYVLFFSNFGRVYRLKCYEVPEGSRTSKGINIANLLPLSADENVTSIVRVPEFDEESYLVMVTRNGIIKRTALSAYDTARKGGVIAIDLDGGDRLVWVRRTDGSDQLLVATKKGMAIRFRETDVRAMGRTARGVKAITLQEGDSVVGMSTIREGGRVLTVSETGYGRLSPIDDYRIQSRGGKGLTNYHVKKYGDVAAIKVVDLDDDVIIISSDGVIIRIQASSIRECARPSKGVRVMRVDGVENRVVTLARAPHDEGEELDDAQIEDDGSAESAEDLEEDEDDEQPETAGEPSEK; this is encoded by the coding sequence ATGGATGAATTGCAAAGCGACCGGATCATCAACGTTGATCTGGAAAAAGAAATGAAACAGTCCTTTCTGGATTATTCCATGTCGGTTATCATGGCGCGCGCGCTGCCGGATGTGCGGGATGGCCTGAAGCCGGTCCACCGCAGAATTTTATATACGATGTTTGAAAACAACCTTGCGCCGGAAAAGCCGTACCGCAAATGCGCCGATACCGTCGGCTCGGTGCTGGGCCGCTACCATCCGCACGGCGACGCTTCGGTGTACGACGCGCTGGTGCGCCTGGCGCAGGATTTTTCGATGCGGTATATGCTGGTGGACGGCCACGGAAACTTCGGCTCCGTCGACGGAGACCCGCCCGCCGCCTACCGTTATACCGAGGCGCGCCTCGGCAAAGTGGCGGTGGAGATGCTGGCCGACATCGACAAGGATACGGTCGACTTCCGCCCGAACTACGACGACCGCCTGAAAGAGCCCGTCGTGCTCCCCTCCCATTTTCCGAACCTGCTCGTCAACGGCTCCACGGGGATTGCGGTGGGCATGGCGACGAATATTCCCCCGCACAACATGTGCGAAGTGATCGACGGCCTGTGCATGCTGATCGACCATCCCGACGCCTCTCTGGAAATGCTGATGGAGCACATCAAGGGACCGGATTTCCCCACCGGCGGCATCATCATGGGCCGCAGCGGGATCCGTGCCGCCTACGGCACCGGCCGCGGACGCATCATCGTGCGGGCGCGCGCCGAAATTGAAGAGGAAAAGAACGGCCGCTTCAAGATCATCGTTTCAGAGCTGCCGTATCAGGTGAACAAGGCAAGGCTCATCGAAACCATCGCCGACCTGGTCAAGGACAAGCGCATCGAGGGCATTTCCAACGTGGAGGATCATTCCGACCGCAACGGCATGCACATCGTCATCGACGTCAAGCGCGACGCCTCCCCGCAGATCGTCCTGAATCAGCTTTACTCGTTTACCCAGATGCAGTCCACGTTCGGCGTCATCATGCTCGCGATCGTGGACGGCGAGCCGAAGACCCTGACGCTCAAGGAGATTCTGGAAGAATACCTCCGCTTTCAGGAAGAGGTCGTCACCCGCCGCACGGAGTTCGAGCTGAAAAAAGCAAGGGAGCGCGCCCATATTCTGGAGGGCCTGCGCATTGCGCTCGACAACATCGACGAGGTCGTTTCGATCATCCGCAGCTCCAAATCCATTCCGGAAGCGAAGGAGAGACTGAGCGCGCGGTTCGGGCTCGACGACGTTCAGACCCAGGCCATCGTGCAGATGCCGCTCGGCCGCCTGACCGGGCTGGAGCGCAAGAAGCTCGAGGACGAGCTTGCGGCACTGGAGCTGAAAATCGCCGACCTGGAGGATATCCTGAGCAATAAGGAACGGCTGCTCGGCATCATCAAGGATGAAGCCGTCGCGGTCAAAAATAAATTCGGGGACGAGCGCCGCACGGAAATCGCCGCGGTCAGCGGGGAAGTCGATATCGAAGACCTGATCCCCCGCGAGGAATGCGTCCTCACCATGACGAGCTTCGGCTATATCAAGCGCCAGAAGATGGACAACTATCACATCCAGCGCCGCGGCGGGCGTGGGATTTCCGGCATGACGCGGCGCGAGGAAGACGCGGCGGCGGATATTTTCGTCATCAACAGCCACGACTACGTCCTGTTCTTCTCCAACTTCGGCCGCGTCTACCGGTTGAAGTGCTACGAGGTGCCGGAAGGCTCCCGCACGAGCAAAGGGATCAACATCGCAAACCTTCTTCCGCTTTCCGCGGATGAAAACGTCACATCCATCGTCCGGGTGCCGGAGTTCGACGAAGAGAGCTACCTGGTCATGGTCACCCGCAACGGCATCATCAAACGCACCGCGCTCAGCGCGTACGACACCGCGCGCAAGGGCGGCGTGATCGCGATCGACCTGGACGGGGGCGACCGGCTGGTGTGGGTGCGCCGCACCGATGGAAGCGACCAGCTTCTGGTCGCGACGAAGAAGGGAATGGCAATCCGCTTCCGCGAAACGGACGTGCGAGCCATGGGAAGAACGGCGCGCGGCGTGAAGGCGATTACGCTGCAGGAAGGCGATAGCGTCGTCGGCATGTCTACCATTCGGGAAGGCGGGCGGGTGCTCACCGTTTCCGAAACCGGCTACGGCAGGCTTTCCCCCATCGACGATTACCGCATTCAGTCGCGCGGCGGCAAGGGCCTGACGAACTACCATGTCAAAAAATACGGCGACGTCGCGGCTATCAAGGTGGTCGACCTCGACGACGACGTCATCATCATCTCGTCCGACGGCGTCATCATCCGCATTCAGGCAAGCTCCATCCGCGAATGCGCACGCCCCAGCAAGGGGGTCCGCGTCATGCGGGTGGACGGCGTGGAAAACCGCGTGGTGACGCTGGCCCGCGCCCCGCATGACGAGGGCGAGGAGCTGGACGACGCCCAGATCGAGGACGACGGCTCGGCGGAAAGCGCCGAGGACCTGGAGGAGGACGAGGACGACGAGCAGCCGGAGACTGCCGGGGAACCCTCCGAAAAATAA
- a CDS encoding conserved membrane protein of unknown function (Evidence 4 : Unknown function but conserved in other organisms), whose product MSDHQAASNQQVMSDHQGEGKKGFTSRWGVIATLVGLAMGTGNIWRFPREVALNGGGAFILAWTVMLMLVAVPLSIAEMIIGRSTRHGVPGAFKDFVGKKFTGMGIFMTLTVVGIGSYYTVVMAWILRYVILSVTQKLYTFSDKAALFDNVSNNSWLTVGCFVFAAVLTAFICAGGVGKSIEKVQKFCVPLSLVLLLILIIRAVTLPNAVIGLDYLFKIEPEYLFNSQTWIKALVQILWSVGVGWGLVISYGVSMHAKSDLALNSFIQGFSDNATSIMAGMAILPVLFSMFPVDQAMNICNSGNNGLTFISLAGIFDKMPGGKLIAVIFFIVLFISGLLSNLGHFLVGSLPFIDAGWSRKKACALICCLFLVWGLPSALNIKFLENQDFVSGTFLVLGILFTCFAITKNGAENMRTKFINIPENDIHIGKWWNYLVKFIIPVVCVVMLIWNTKNLLTGENPMDIFAVESLGTLLFQLAIYAVFAILLTKTVNKHTTHKYYNGETYPDIPKEHAE is encoded by the coding sequence ATGAGCGATCATCAGGCTGCGAGCAACCAACAAGTTATGAGCGACCATCAAGGCGAAGGGAAAAAAGGTTTTACTTCAAGATGGGGGGTGATTGCGACTCTGGTCGGGCTGGCCATGGGTACGGGAAACATATGGAGGTTCCCCCGTGAGGTGGCCCTGAACGGCGGCGGAGCGTTCATATTGGCATGGACGGTGATGCTGATGCTGGTAGCCGTTCCCCTGTCCATCGCGGAAATGATCATCGGGCGCTCCACCAGGCACGGCGTCCCCGGTGCGTTCAAGGACTTTGTCGGTAAAAAATTTACCGGAATGGGGATCTTTATGACCCTGACCGTCGTCGGAATCGGCTCTTATTACACCGTCGTCATGGCCTGGATTCTGAGATACGTCATATTGTCGGTCACGCAGAAGCTGTACACCTTCTCCGACAAAGCCGCCCTGTTCGACAACGTTTCAAACAACAGCTGGCTTACGGTGGGATGCTTCGTTTTCGCGGCGGTGCTGACCGCCTTTATCTGCGCGGGAGGCGTGGGCAAAAGCATCGAAAAAGTCCAGAAATTCTGTGTTCCGCTGTCCCTGGTGCTTCTTCTCATTCTGATCATCAGGGCGGTCACCCTCCCAAACGCCGTGATCGGGCTGGATTACCTGTTTAAAATCGAGCCGGAGTACTTATTCAACAGCCAGACCTGGATCAAGGCGCTGGTGCAAATCCTGTGGTCGGTCGGCGTGGGCTGGGGCCTCGTGATTTCCTACGGGGTATCCATGCACGCAAAATCCGACCTAGCGCTGAACAGCTTTATTCAGGGCTTTTCCGACAACGCCACCTCCATTATGGCCGGGATGGCGATTCTGCCGGTGCTGTTTTCCATGTTCCCGGTCGATCAGGCCATGAATATCTGCAATTCCGGCAACAACGGGCTCACCTTCATTTCCCTGGCGGGAATCTTCGATAAAATGCCCGGCGGCAAATTGATCGCCGTCATCTTCTTCATCGTCCTGTTTATTTCCGGGCTTCTCTCCAACTTAGGGCACTTTCTGGTCGGCTCGCTTCCGTTCATCGACGCCGGATGGTCCAGAAAGAAAGCCTGCGCGCTGATCTGCTGCCTCTTCCTGGTCTGGGGCCTTCCTTCCGCGCTGAACATCAAATTCCTGGAAAATCAGGACTTTGTCTCGGGCACGTTTCTTGTCCTGGGGATCCTGTTCACCTGCTTCGCGATCACGAAAAACGGCGCTGAAAATATGAGGACGAAATTCATCAACATTCCCGAAAACGACATCCATATCGGAAAATGGTGGAATTATCTGGTGAAGTTCATCATCCCCGTCGTCTGCGTCGTCATGCTGATCTGGAACACCAAGAACCTGCTGACGGGCGAAAATCCGATGGATATCTTCGCTGTGGAATCGCTGGGGACCCTGCTTTTCCAATTGGCGATCTATGCAGTGTTCGCGATTTTGCTGACCAAAACCGTCAACAAGCATACCACGCACAAGTACTACAACGGAGAAACCTATCCGGACATTCCGAAAGAACACGCAGAATAA
- a CDS encoding protein of unknown function (Evidence 5 : Unknown function), translating to MDPLKNEKGDDPSRPGSYGFASGARGIETKGTAKRAFPFLSANHRMILKFWTPVHSDFL from the coding sequence ATGGACCCGTTGAAAAACGAAAAGGGAGATGATCCGAGCCGGCCCGGCTCTTACGGTTTCGCCAGCGGCGCGCGAGGGATCGAAACAAAAGGGACGGCAAAGCGCGCTTTCCCCTTTTTATCGGCAAATCACAGGATGATTCTGAAGTTTTGGACCCCCGTTCATAGCGACTTTTTGTAA
- a CDS encoding Aminopeptidase P family protein — protein MSKRNEEKLLAYLEKEKLDAFFVSKEVNVRFISDYTGDSSFLLLTRSGKKFFITDPRFSEQASIECPDYEVTIWRKPGIAGLTVGDAIGELARREGLKQVAFESDSVSYETFQGLQQHAGVELVPVSGVIDNLRTIKTPQEIAWHRAACEISCRALDRLLPEIRVGVTEKELAAKLSLYMVQEGSDTMPYGNILISGARTSLLHGIPSSKAIEYGDFVLMDFGCQVNGYLSDMTRTVVIGKATAKQREVYGLEKKMVEDCLAITKAGVPCRDIYLESLKAIRNTEYFGYQYTNIGHGIGLFVHEMPMLTETSPDVLQAGNVRTIEPGIYIPGWGGVRIEDQLLVTEDGCENMVRFTHDLIEL, from the coding sequence ATGAGCAAAAGAAACGAAGAAAAGCTTCTCGCTTACCTGGAAAAAGAAAAACTGGATGCGTTCTTTGTATCCAAAGAAGTGAACGTGCGCTTTATCAGCGACTATACCGGGGACAGCAGCTTCCTGCTGCTGACCAGAAGCGGAAAAAAATTTTTTATTACGGATCCGCGCTTCAGCGAGCAGGCGTCGATCGAATGCCCGGACTATGAGGTCACCATTTGGCGCAAGCCGGGGATCGCGGGCCTGACGGTCGGGGATGCGATCGGGGAGCTTGCCAGGCGCGAAGGCCTGAAGCAGGTGGCTTTTGAATCGGATTCGGTCTCTTACGAGACCTTCCAGGGCCTGCAACAGCACGCCGGAGTGGAGCTCGTGCCGGTATCCGGCGTGATCGATAACCTGCGCACCATCAAGACTCCTCAGGAGATCGCCTGGCACCGCGCCGCGTGCGAAATTTCCTGCCGCGCGCTGGACCGCCTTCTGCCGGAGATCCGCGTCGGCGTGACGGAAAAGGAACTGGCCGCAAAGCTGTCCCTCTACATGGTACAGGAGGGCTCCGACACCATGCCCTACGGAAACATTCTGATTTCCGGCGCGCGCACCTCGCTGCTGCACGGCATCCCCTCATCGAAAGCCATTGAATACGGCGATTTCGTGCTGATGGATTTCGGCTGCCAGGTAAACGGCTATCTTTCCGACATGACCCGCACGGTCGTCATCGGGAAAGCCACGGCAAAGCAGCGCGAGGTTTACGGGCTGGAAAAGAAAATGGTGGAGGACTGCCTGGCAATCACCAAAGCGGGCGTCCCGTGCCGCGACATCTATCTCGAATCCCTGAAAGCCATCCGGAACACCGAATATTTCGGATACCAGTACACGAACATCGGCCATGGAATCGGCCTGTTCGTCCACGAGATGCCCATGCTGACGGAGACATCCCCGGATGTGCTCCAGGCCGGAAACGTGAGGACCATCGAACCCGGCATCTACATCCCCGGATGGGGCGGCGTGCGCATTGAAGACCAGCTTCTGGTGACAGAAGACGGTTGCGAAAACATGGTCCGGTTCACGCACGACCTGATCGAGCTTTAA
- a CDS encoding Amidohydrolase family protein codes for MILKADRLIPGDGKTVLEQGAVLIGSNGKILDAGPCGTILKQHPDEEARDYGDATILPGLFDMHVHFGYYYSQPDIAEYDDYMVAYYAFQQAKYALDLGITTVRDLSSPHNLCKRMRLAGEKGYIEVPRIIHADAGICMTGGHGHQDGIEEIDGPWPIRREIRRQLRDGADWIKILTSNREDLPEFTREELDAAVDECHRRGVKTAVHAGTQPAIQMCIDAGFDTIEHGTFLTPPQAEQMAKNHQAWTPTMTAYIYLYEYTKRILDEGGDLSNPISARAVKDQAFFKPAAEAYRDNFKKLYDTGVTVLAGSDMVLYQAPPLPIHQELAYMVKFGITPLQAIATATGNPARVLGLEEVTGTLRPGLQADLLVVRGNAAKDIHALDQVLSVYLGGKKVRGN; via the coding sequence GTGATTTTAAAAGCAGACCGTTTGATTCCGGGGGATGGAAAGACCGTGCTGGAGCAGGGCGCCGTCTTGATCGGCTCAAACGGGAAGATCCTGGATGCAGGCCCCTGCGGGACAATCTTGAAACAGCACCCGGATGAGGAGGCCCGGGACTACGGGGATGCGACGATCCTGCCCGGGCTGTTCGACATGCATGTGCACTTCGGGTATTATTACAGCCAGCCCGACATCGCCGAATACGACGATTATATGGTCGCCTACTATGCCTTTCAGCAGGCGAAATACGCGCTCGATCTCGGGATCACCACGGTAAGGGATCTTTCCTCCCCGCACAATCTGTGCAAACGGATGCGTTTGGCGGGGGAGAAGGGCTACATAGAGGTCCCCAGAATCATCCACGCCGACGCGGGCATCTGCATGACGGGCGGCCACGGACATCAGGACGGCATCGAAGAAATAGACGGGCCATGGCCGATCCGCAGGGAGATTCGCCGCCAGCTTCGGGATGGAGCCGACTGGATCAAGATCCTCACCAGCAACCGCGAGGATCTTCCGGAATTCACCCGGGAAGAGCTGGATGCGGCGGTGGACGAATGCCACCGCCGGGGAGTCAAAACCGCCGTGCACGCCGGCACACAGCCCGCCATTCAGATGTGTATCGACGCGGGCTTCGACACCATCGAGCACGGGACGTTCCTGACGCCCCCCCAGGCCGAACAGATGGCGAAAAACCATCAGGCCTGGACCCCGACGATGACGGCTTACATCTACCTTTACGAGTACACCAAGCGCATCCTTGACGAGGGCGGGGACCTGTCGAACCCGATTTCCGCCCGCGCCGTAAAAGACCAGGCGTTCTTCAAACCGGCGGCCGAAGCGTACCGGGACAACTTTAAGAAGCTGTACGATACGGGCGTCACGGTCCTGGCGGGCAGCGACATGGTGCTTTACCAAGCGCCGCCGCTTCCCATCCATCAGGAGCTCGCCTATATGGTGAAGTTCGGCATCACCCCGCTTCAGGCAATCGCCACGGCAACCGGAAATCCCGCAAGGGTTCTGGGGCTGGAGGAGGTGACCGGCACGCTGCGCCCCGGCCTTCAGGCGGATCTGTTGGTCGTCCGGGGAAACGCGGCGAAGGACATCCATGCGCTGGATCAGGTTCTCTCCGTTTATCTGGGCGGCAAAAAGGTCAGAGGAAATTAA